GTGTATAAGAGACAGATCCTACGCTCCTCCAGTATCGACTTAACCCTCCTCACCCCTGGGTTGAAGCGCTCAATGTGCCCCACCGCTAACCTAACGCCCTCCCTCTCAGCCGCTCTAACTAGCCTTAGGGCTTCCTCGGCTGAAGTAGCCAGCGGCTTCTCGACTAGCACGTCTAAGCCGCGCTCGACTGCTTGAAGAGCCACCTCCGCGTGGGTGGATGAAGGAGTACAGATAGTTACTGCGTCTAGGTCCTTCCTCCTAAACAGCTCCTCGTTGCTAGTATACCAGTCTACCCCGAACCTAGCTCCAGCTAGCTTAGCTCTAGCTGGATCTACGTCTGAGACTGCTACTAGCTCAGCCCCCTCTACTTCCTTAAACACCCTCGCGTGGTTTAGCCCCCAGGGGCCGCAGCCGATTACGGCTATCTTTAAGCTACGCAACTAGGCTCCTCCCGATGCCCACGTAGACGAAGCCAGCCCTCTTAGCTAAGGCCGGGTCGACTACCTGGCGCCCATCGACTATGGCCGCCGGCATCCTAGCTAGGCTAGCTAGGCGCTGTAGGTCTAGGGACTTAAAGACTTCGTGGGCCACCGCGACTATTACGCAGTCAGCCCCCTCGACGCAAGCCTCGAGGCTAGGAGCTACCCGGGCCCCTAGAACCTCTAGCTCCTCGGGCTTAAACAGCGGGTCGTAGATCGATACCTCAGCCCCCCGCTTAACTAAGCGCTCAGCCAGCTGGATTGAAGGGGAGTGCCTAGCGTCCTTAACGTGCTCCTTGAAGGAGGCCCCGAGGATAGCTACGCTCGAGCCCTTCAGGGTCTTGCCGCACATCCTCAGGGCTGAGGTGGCCAGCTTAATTACGTGGAGCGGCATCGAGTCGTTTATCCTCCTAGCTAGCCTAACTAAGTCTAGGCTAACCCCGAGCCTCCTAGCCTTCTCTAGGAGAAAGTAGGGGTTTGAGGGTAGGCAGTGGCCTCCTACGCCCACCCCAGGCCTGTGAATCCTACAGTAGGGCTGAGTATTAGCCGCCTCAATAGCCTCTAGCACGTCCACCCCGGCCGCCTCGCAGAAGAGGGCTAGCTGGTTGGCTAGCGCTATGTTGACGTCGCGGTATATGTTCTCGAAGAGCTTAACGGCCTCGGCGGTCCTAATGTCTCTAACCTTCACGAAGCCTCCTTTAACTATGAGGCTGAGGACCGCCTGAGCCGCCCTGCAGCTCCTCTCATCAACCCCGGCTAGGACCCTGGGGTAGCTAGCCAGGTCCCTTAGGACTGAGCCCGCGCTAGCCCTAATCGGGCTGTAGGCTAGGCCGAAGCCGTAGCCGGCCTTTAAGCCGGAGGCCTTCTCAAGCTCAGGCTTAACAAGCTCCTCAGTCACCCCCGGCCCAACAGTGCTCTCCAGGATGACTAACGAGCCCTCCCTGACTCCTAAGCCCACCCGCCTGCTCGCATCTACTAACGCTGAGTAGTCAGGCTTCTTACCCCTCCCTACTTGCGTAGGGACTATTATTAGGGCGGC
The window above is part of the Candidatus Nezhaarchaeota archaeon genome. Proteins encoded here:
- a CDS encoding Gfo/Idh/MocA family oxidoreductase, whose amino-acid sequence is MRSLKIAVIGCGPWGLNHARVFKEVEGAELVAVSDVDPARAKLAGARFGVDWYTSNEELFRRKDLDAVTICTPSSTHAEVALQAVERGLDVLVEKPLATSAEEALRLVRAAEREGVRLAVGHIERFNPGVRRVKSILEERRICLLYT
- a CDS encoding nucleotide sugar dehydrogenase, translated to MRSLLDSTIEQTREAALRGELTVAVVGCGWMGLPTALLFAEAGAHVIGVVKTERELSMLSQAVPTIAEPGVEELLKRHVESGRFKVTMDASQAASEVDAALIIVPTQVGRGKKPDYSALVDASRRVGLGVREGSLVILESTVGPGVTEELVKPELEKASGLKAGYGFGLAYSPIRASAGSVLRDLASYPRVLAGVDERSCRAAQAVLSLIVKGGFVKVRDIRTAEAVKLFENIYRDVNIALANQLALFCEAAGVDVLEAIEAANTQPYCRIHRPGVGVGGHCLPSNPYFLLEKARRLGVSLDLVRLARRINDSMPLHVIKLATSALRMCGKTLKGSSVAILGASFKEHVKDARHSPSIQLAERLVKRGAEVSIYDPLFKPEELEVLGARVAPSLEACVEGADCVIVAVAHEVFKSLDLQRLASLARMPAAIVDGRQVVDPALAKRAGFVYVGIGRSLVA